One window of the Polypterus senegalus isolate Bchr_013 chromosome 18, ASM1683550v1, whole genome shotgun sequence genome contains the following:
- the LOC120518656 gene encoding B-cell receptor CD22-like isoform X2, with amino-acid sequence MRNQTEFIYGGDDVTLECRIEGALPGWRYRWFESSGNRWKEVTDITGDTYTMKSLSSFDNKQCWCWAVRDDPPDYSEVSNIVTVKVRAGLNMTLKMRNERKPVHIGENVTLECSIERSFATWRYSWRKWNRTDGIRRLEIGDTFLIRSVTHSDSGAYWCYVLPWVHLSNVFLLTVQVTQKVNLKIKNPKVPFYTGDDVTLECSSDSNLSDWTYRWYHWSEAGMWNELKNFTEDTYTLQSVTQSDGGKYWCYAFTDNPLHYTEFSNAVILTVQVGLSDDGCNSC; translated from the exons ATGAGAAATCAGACAGAATTTATTTACGGAGGTGACGATGTGACTCTAGAGTGCAGAATTGAAGGGGCCTTACCTGGCTGGAGATATCGCTGGTTCGAAAGCTCAGGAAACAGATGGAAGGAGGTTACTGACATCACTGGAGACACGTACACGATGAAGTCTCTGAGCTCATTTGACAATAAACAGTGCTGGTGTTGGGCTGTCAGAGATGATCCACCTGATTACTCAGAGGTCAGCAATATTGTGACAGTGAAAGTTCGCG CTGGATTAAATATGACACTGAAAATGAGGAATGAGAGGAAACCCGTACACATTGGAGAGAACGTGACTCTGGAATGCAGCATTGAGAGAAGCTTTGCTACCTGGAGATATAGCTGGAGGAAATGGAACCGGACAGATGGAATTAGACGGCTTGAAATTGGAGACACTTTTCTAATTCGGTCTGTGACTCATTCTGATAGTGGAGCGTACTGGTGTTATGTTTTACCATGGGTACATCTCAGTAATGTTTTTCTCCTGACTGTTCAAG TGACACAAAAAGTGAATCTGAAGATAAAGAATCCAAAGGTCCCATTTTACACTGGTGATGACGTGACTCTGGAGTGCAGCAGTGACAGTAACTTATCTGACTGGACATATCGTTGGTACCACTGGAGCGAGGCAGGCATGTGGAATGAGCTTAAGAACTTCACCGAAGACACTTACACTCTCCAGTCTGTGACTCAGTCCGATGGTGGAAAGTACTGGTGTTACGCTTTCACAGACAATCCTCTGCATTACACAGAGTTCAGCAATGCTGTGATACTGACTGTTCAAG